The following are encoded in a window of Phaseolus vulgaris cultivar G19833 chromosome 3, P. vulgaris v2.0, whole genome shotgun sequence genomic DNA:
- the LOC137806778 gene encoding peroxisomal fatty acid beta-oxidation multifunctional protein MFP2-like produces MGRGGGHTRMEVGSDGVAVITIVNPPVNSLSFEVLHGLKESFDQAIKRNDVKAIVVTGAKGKFSGGFDISAFGGIQEAKDRPKPGWISIEIITDTIEAARKPSVAAIDGLALGGGLEVAMACNARLSTPTSQLGLPELQLGIIPGFGGTQRLPRLVGLTKALEMILASKPVKGKEAFSLGLVDGLVQPNDLVNTARQWALDILGRQRPWVASLYKTDKLESLGEAREILKFARAQAQRRAPNLYHPLVCIDVIEAGIVAGPRAGLWKEAEAFEKLVQSDICKSLVHVFFAQRGTTKVPGVTDRGLVPRQIKKVAILGGGLMGSGIATALILSNYPIILKEVNGKFLDAGINRIKANLQSRVKKGKMTKENFAKAVSLVSGSLDYESFRDVDMVIEAVIENVSLKQQIFVDLEKYCPPHCILASNTSTIDLNLIGEKIKSKDRIVGAHFFSPAHVMPLLEIVRTKQTSSQVIVDVLNISKKIRKTPVVVGNCTGFAVNRMFFPYTQAGLLLVERGADVYQIDRVITKFGMPMGPFRLVDLVGFGVAIATGSQFIQNFPERTYKSMLIPLLQEDKRAGETTRKGFYLYDDKRKASPDPELKNYIEKARGISGVSVDPKLAKIPEKDIVEMIFFPVVNEACRVLDEGIAVKAADLDISAIMGMGFPPYRGGIIFWADSFGSKYIYSRLQKWSELYGEFFKPCAYLAARAAKGIPLSAPVEQAKSRM; encoded by the exons ATGGGTAGAGGAGGAGGGCACACGCGCATGGAGGTTGGATCCGATGGGGTTGCCGTCATCACCATCGTCAATCCTCCCGTCAATTCCCTCTCCTTTGAAG TATTGCACGGTCTAAAGGAGAGTTTTGATCAGGCCATAAAGAGAAATGATGTCAAGGCAATTGTCGTTACAG GTGCAAAGGGAAAATTTTCTGGAGGGTTTGATATTTCTGCATTTGGTGGCATTCAAGAAGCAAAAG ACCGTCCAAAACCTGGTTGGATATCAATAGAAATCATCACTGATACTATTGAAG CGGCTAGGAAACCATCAGTTGCTGCCATTGATGGCCTTGCCTTGGGTGGGGGATTAGAAGTTGCAATG GCATGCAATGCCCGGTTATCAACTCCAACTTCTCAATTAGGCTTGCCTGAACTTCAGCTTGGAATAATTCCAGGATTTGGAG GAACACAGCGACTTCCTCGTCTTGTTGGTTTGACAAAGGCACTTGAGATGATACTG GCTTCAAAACCAGTCAAAGGGAAGGAGGCTTTTAGTCTGGGGCTTGTAGATGGTTTGGTGCAACCTAATGATTTGGTAAACACTGCACGCCAGTGGGCCTTGGATATATTGGGCCGCCAACGACCATGGGTTGCTAGTCTTTATAAGACCGACAAATTAGAATCCCTTGGGGAAGCAAGAGAGATTTTGAAATTTGCACGAGCTCAGGCTCAAAGGCGGGCTCCTAACCTCTATCATCCTTTGGTTTGCATTGATGTTATTGAGGCAGGAATAGTGGCTGGTCCCCGTGCAGGACTCTGGAAG GAAGCTGAAGCATTCGAAAAACTTGTGCAGTCAGATATTTGCAAAAGCTTAGTTCACGTATTTTTTGCTCAAAGAGGAACAACCAAG GTACCTGGGGTTACGGATCGTGGTCTGGTTCCTAGGCAGATCAAGAAGGTTGCTATCCTTGGTGGAGGACTAATGGGGTCTGGAATAGCAACAGCTTTAATTCTTAGCAACTATCCTATCATCTTGAAAGAAGTAAATGGGAAATTCTTAGATGCTGGTATCAATAGGATTAAAG CAAACTTACAGAGCCGTGTTAAGAAAGGTAAAATGACCAAGGAAAATTTTGCAAAGGCCGTCTCTCTTGTCAGCGGTTCCCTTGACTATGAAAGCTTCAGAGACGTGGACATGGTCATAGAG GCTGTTATTGAGAATGTGTCCTTAAAGCAGCAAATCTTTGTTGATCTTGAAAAGTATTGTCCACCTCATTGTATACTTGCAAGTAACACTTCCACAATTGACTTGAACTTGATCGGAGAGAAGATCAAATCCAAAGATCGAATTGTTGGAGCCCATTTCTTCAG TCCTGCACATGTCATGCCGCTTTTGGAAATTGTACGTACAAAGCAGACCTCTTCCCAAGTGATAGTTGACGtattaaatatttctaaaaagATAAGAAAAACACCAGTGGTGGTTGGAAACTGCACAGGATTTGCTGTTAATCGGATGTTCTTCCCATACACGCAAGCAGGTCTCTTGCTTGTTGAACGTGGGGCAGATGTTTATCAAATTGATAGGGTAATAACCAAATTTGGAATGCCCATGGGGCCTTTCAG ATTGGTTGACCTTGTTGGATTTGGTGTGGCAATTGCTACTGGCTCGCAATTTATTCAGAATTTTCCTGAGCGAACTTATAAATCAATGCTTATTCCACTTCTACAAGAAGATAAGAGAGCTG GTGAAACAACTCGCAAAGGGTTTTATTTGTATGATGATAAACGAAAGGCTAGTCCTGATCCGGAATTGAAGAACTATATTGAGAAGGCAAGGGGCATTTCTGGTGTCTCTGTTGATCCCAAG CTTGCGAAAATACCAGAAAAGGATATCGTAGAGATGATATTCTTTCCTGTGGTGAATGAGGCTTGTCGGGTCCTTGATGAAGGTATTGCAGTCAAAGCAGCAGATCTCGATATTTCTGCTATCATGGGCATGGGCTTTCCACCTTACAG GGGAGGCATCATATTTTGGGCTGATTCCTTTGGATCGAAGTACATATATTCAAGATTACAAAAATGGTCAGAGTTGTATGGAGAATTCTTCAAGCCCTGTGCCTACTTGGCTGCTAGAGCCGCCAAAGGAATCCCTCTG